One segment of Brassica napus cultivar Da-Ae chromosome C3, Da-Ae, whole genome shotgun sequence DNA contains the following:
- the LOC125584155 gene encoding F-box protein At1g30790-like → MEDSQPSLSRERIDLDHAGNSTTTTIPFDLVIEILSRLPAKSLLRFQSVSKLWFSTIRSKIFVDSFLTWSKTRPRLLLMSYLLKNLQKINFIFSAPEHTDNNDDDKSSTVMARYDMPILEPSNYLISGSVNGFVCFRGQVCNTITVYNPITRQAVKLPEVTPNGRCMHASLGYDPVKDQYKVLCVTMRSDSIRKYNQQEHFVCTVSSSQKQEWRKIENPTGDNYSYVCGETCIDGALYYGAGLSRIVRFDVRSEKIDFIKIPKLESYMFSTAYRSIFINYKGKLARIDCSFPENFMTLWVFEDAEKQEWSSMTCVLPSQWKYLTASHLMSEGVIHTGELVVFSGLLDSSKPFYVCYYDFNKKIIRKVEILGMKDGDFRGIHGTSWMSCFPGHIENIRFL, encoded by the coding sequence ATGGAAGATTCACAACCATCTCTCTCACGAGAACGAATTGACCTAGATCATGCAGGAAACAGCACAACAACAACCATTCCTTTCGATCTCGTTATCGAGATACTCTCTCGACTTCCTGCGAAGTCGCTCTTACGATTCCAATCCGTGTCTAAGCTATGGTTCTCTACCATCCGCAGCAAAATTTTTGTAGACTCGTTCCTGACTTGGTCAAAGACTCGTCCTCGTCTCCTTCTCATGTCCTATCTTCTAAAAAATTTGCAGAAGATCAATTTCATCTTCTCGGCTCCTGAACACACAGACAACAACGACGATGATAAATCATCCACAGTCATGGCCAGATACGACATGCCGATCTTGGAACCCAGCAACTACTTGATCTCTGGTTCTGTCAACGGTTTCGTCTGCTTCAGAGGTCAGGTTTGTAATACTATCACTGTTTATAATCCCATTACAAGACAAGCTGTGAAACTGCCAGAGGTTACACCCAACGGAAGATGCATGCACGCAAGTCTTGGGTACGATCCAGTCAAAGATCAATACAAGGTGCTATGTGTGACGATGAGGTCCGACtctataagaaaatataaccaACAGGAGCATTTCGTTTGCACTGTGAGTTCATCTCAGAAACAAGAGTGGAGAAAGATCGAGAACCCGACCGGAGATAATTACAGCTATGTTTGCGGAGAGACATGCATTGATGGTGCTCTATACTATGGAGCTGGACTGTCAAGAATAGTTAGGTTCGATGTTAGATCTGAGAagattgattttattaaaataccCAAGCTGGAGTCATATATGTTCTCTACCGCATACAGGTccatatttataaattacaagGGAAAATTGGCCCGTATAGATTGTTCTTTCCCAGAAAATTTTATGACATTGTGGGTTTTTGAAGATGCTGAGAAACAGGAATGGTCGAGCATGACGTGTGTCTTACCTTCTCAGTGGAAATATTTAACTGCGAGTCACTTAATGTCTGAAGGAGTGATCCATACGGGGGAGCTTGTGGTGTTCAGTGGATTGTTAGACTCATCTAAGCCTTTTTATGTTTgttattatgattttaataaaaagattataagaaAAGTAGAGATCCTAGGAATGAAGGATGGTGATTTCAGAGGTATCCATGGGACTAGTTGGATGTCATGTTTTCCAGGTCACATTGAGAATATTAGGTTCTTGTAA